The Triplophysa dalaica isolate WHDGS20190420 chromosome 18, ASM1584641v1, whole genome shotgun sequence genome includes the window GTAAAATACAGTTTCAGCTGCCTGgagtatatgtttttttttcaccacAAGAACTTGTGCTGAGACAGTCGATAAACCAAGAAGAGAATGAAATACATGTAAAACTTTTGTACCATGTCACTCTTGTCACTGTTTAGGACATCCTCTTTCTGGAATTGCGCACATAGGTTCAAAATACAAGCAGGATGTCCAAGAACCTGAGAGTGTGCTGTCATTTCTGTACTGTTCCGCATACTcaaagaatatatatttatatattcaaagaaaacaagtgaTTTCTGGTGATCTTTCTGTATCAACCATGttatttgtgatgttttataatAGAGATAACATCACAACACATTTGTGCAAGacttaaaaaagtatttttccaaGGCTGCTTTCATAAAGCTAGATTTCCTGTAGGTTCCCTTCTTGAACATTCTTTTCTAAGTGATCTAAACTCACTTCTCTGGACCTTTGTAGTCTTAAATCAATGCTGTCCCCTATTTCCAATACAGGGACAAATCTCAACCACACTGTCTGTTGCCAAATCACAATTAAAACTAACAAATCAGGTCTTGACAGCACTGGACAGCCGCCCGAACCCATATGGCCTCCTTGAGAATGCTGGAACGTCGGTCAGACGTTGTGTTCCGAATGAAGTTCAGCAGGAATGGCGGCGATGTAGTGGTTGTTATCCAGTCTCTCGCTCGGATAGCACTCAGGAGGCGGAGCATCCTTGCAGCAGAAGTACTGCTTCCAGATTCTCTGGAACGCCGTGCGAAACTTCTTGATGCGGAAAGCGTAAACGATAGGGTTGACAGCGGAGTTACCGTGCGTGAGTAGAATGGCAATGTAAATGAGGAACATGGGCTTCTCACACTTTGGACAGAAGAGTGTGATGCAATTCATGATGTGGAGAGGAAGCCAGCTAGCCGCGAACAGAAAAAGCACTAAAGCCAGAGACTTCGCCAGCTTCAGTTCTTTGTCGTAATACTTGTTCGGTTCGGCGTGGCTGGTCACCTTCTTATTCAGATGCTTGTGGATCATGTAGAAGATTTCTGAGTAAATGATCAGCATGAATAGCAGAGGGGGCAGCACCCAACCGAAGAAGTTGAAGTAGACCATGTACTCCATGCTGATGACGTTCTCGAATTGGCAGGTGATGATGAGGTCAGGGCCGAGCGAGCCGTTTTCATGTTGCAGGTTGCTTAAATTGTTCCAGCCCAGCATGGGAGTCAAGCCGACTATGAAGGCCACCGTCCAGCAAACAAAAACTGCTATTCCGGCTCGCTTTGGAGTGACCACACGCTTGTAACTGCAAGACAAGAAGAATAGTATGGAACTATGTTTTCATTGAAAAATACGCATTATGAATAATTCAATAGCAACAGTATTAAAACGTCCTCATTTTAAAGTTACTACTGTGCAAACCAATCGTCTGGATTCACAGATGTTGCATTGTGTCTTTGAAGTACTGTTCATACATAACACTGACAGAATAATGATCTCATGCAAATCTTTAAAAGCCTGTGTAAAGGCTGTAAATGGTCGAGGCCATGTAAACATCTCTGGGTTTCTGCTGTCAAACCTGACAATGCTGTCTGTCCTCCACCTAACAGATGCGCCACTTCTCTCAGATGCCTTTAATCCTACATTTCATCCTACTTTCTCAAGCTCTCTGTTTGGTGTGGATTTTTTCTGAATAAAAGTACTGGTGATTTAATAACAGACTTTCAAGTTTCTCTCTATGTGTTTCACTGTAGACATCGTCTgatgccaatttggtagacTTCCCCAACCCTATTCCATCCTAAGGCACTCTGGGTATTTGTTAAGATTCGACATAGTGGTTAAGAATTCTGACCAATTTTTAGCCTAACTGCAACTGAACTAATTATATCATTCAGATGCCAAGCAAATTCatattgacatttacatttacatttaggcatttggcagacgcttttatccaaagcaacttacattgctttttcctatacattttacataggtatttgcaatctcctgggatcgaacccacaaccttgcgttgttaacgcaatgctcttaccactgagctacaggaaagctcagtgATCCATCGGGGGGTCATATGCAAAGCAAATTCATATGGCCCTCGAGGcggtttttaaatgtattcaataacATTGCGTTTCAGTTAggttttttgtgaaaataacaaatttgATGTAATACAAACAAAACCCAATAGATAGATTGAGTCTGCGCAGTGTTCGCTAGAAGGACGGGTGAATATGGCTCACAGtggatataaatataaatattacaatgttttattttagaacTGTATATTACACATCTGACTTCACATTTGGATGTACATATAAAACCAGTGATATGCACAAAGGGTAGAGATACAGAACAGTGTTTGAgtggtttctttttttatattaaagtctTAGATCagatatttaatgcattttaaaagacataaaTTCAGTATTGAGCAGAATTAAGTTTAGCCTTTTGGTTCAGCTCTCACATTTCTCATGTGGCCCCTTGGGATTAATTGCACACCCCTGAATTATAGAGGAATCattgacaaaataataaaataaaataatgtatactgtaaattattctggctaataatgtgttttatgacagattgcaaatgttttgccatttttctcaaaatgaaagtgtttacaAAACACAGTGTACAAGGAATTGCATGTGGAAACACTGCAGTAGTTATCAAATCTCAGtttggaataaataaaaaaaggtttaatttgATAAGCAAATATAAGCGGCCCTTAACATGGATTTCAAACCTTGATGTGGCCCTCGAGGTAAAAAGTTTGCGAATCCTTTGCACCCTATTGTATATTTTGCCATATTATCATTGCAAACTGAATTGAGGAACATAACTTTTAAGGAATTTAAATGGATTACATGTCATCTCTGAAATTAGTCATTCACTCTGACCACGTTTTCTTTCTCTTAATTCTGGTTCAATAGCCTGCTATTGTTTTGCAGTATTCTCATCATTGTGCAGTGACAGGAACTCTATAAAGACTCAATCTCGACTTCTCTATCACTATAGCAATTTAACAGGATTCCCCTGAATCTCC containing:
- the adora1b gene encoding adenosine receptor A1b, encoding MPEDSAAKALYMGMEVVIAMSSVIGNVMVVWAVKINKSLRDTTFCFIVSLALADIAVGALVIPLAITISIGLQTHFYSCLLVACTVLVLTQSSILALLAIAMDRYLRVKIPTSYKRVVTPKRAGIAVFVCWTVAFIVGLTPMLGWNNLSNLQHENGSLGPDLIITCQFENVISMEYMVYFNFFGWVLPPLLFMLIIYSEIFYMIHKHLNKKVTSHAEPNKYYDKELKLAKSLALVLFLFAASWLPLHIMNCITLFCPKCEKPMFLIYIAILLTHGNSAVNPIVYAFRIKKFRTAFQRIWKQYFCCKDAPPPECYPSERLDNNHYIAAIPAELHSEHNV